The nucleotide window AACAAGATTTGATGATAAAAACAAATGTTAATGCTTATGAAAACTTATTAAAAATTGCTATCAAACATAAAGCAAATATGATTTATGCAAGTAGTGCTGCAACTTATGGAGATAGTAATAGATTTGAAGTTGGACATGAGTCACCAAATAATGTATATGGTTTTAGTAAAGTAATGATGGATAATATAACTTTTGAATATCTAAAAAAAGATTTAAATATTTCAATTGTAGGATTAAAATATTTTAATGTTTATGGTTCAAGAGAATTTTTCAAAAATAAAACCGCTTCAATGGTGCTTCAATTTGGACATCAAATATTAAAAGGCTTAACTCCAAAACTTTTTGAAGGAAGTGATAAAATATTAAGAGATTTCATTTATATTGAAGATATTATCCAAGCAAATATTCTTGCAACAAATCCAAAAAGATCTGGTGTTTATAACATAGGAACTGGAAAAGCTAGAAGCTTTGAAGATATTGTAAATATCTTACAAAAAGAATTAGAAATTGACAATGGGAAAGAATATATTCCTAATCCTTATGTAGGTTCTTATCAATTTTTTACAGAAGCTAATATTGAATCTACAAAAGAATTTTTAGGTTATAATCCAAGATTTGAAATGGAAGAAGGAATTAAAGTTTATATTCCAGAAATAAAAAGATTATTTCAAGAAGAAGTTAAATGATAAAATTAGATAAAAATCCAAATATCTTAGTAATTGGTGATTTAATGATAGATCACTATTTATGGGGAAGCTGTGATAGAATTTCTCCTGAAGCACCTGTACAAGTTGTAAATGTAAAAAAAGAGAGTGCTGTATTAGGTGGTGCTGGAAATGTATTAAATAATCTTGTTACTCTTGGAACAAATGTAGATGTAATAAGTGTTATTGGTAATGACAGTGTTGCAAATGAACTAAAAAATTTATTAAATAAAATAGAAATATCAACATCAAATTTAATTATAGAACAAGATAGAAAAACATCTAAAAAAAGTAGACTTATTGCATCTCAACAACAAGTTTTAAGATATGACATGGAAAGTATTGATGATATTAAAGAAGAAAGTTTAAATAAAATTTTAAATGCATTAAAATCAACTATAAAAAAATATAACTCAATAATTTTATCTGATTATGGGAAAGGTGTATTAACAACTGAACTAACTCGACAAATTATCAAAATTGCAAATGAGAATTTAGTAAAAGTTTTAGTTGATCCAAAAGGTAAAGATTATTCTAAATATAAAGGAGCTTTTACATTAACTCCTAATAAAAAAGAAGCTATTGAAGCTACAAATATAAATATAAAAGATGAAGATTCATTAGTTAAAGCATTAAAAAATTTAAAAGAAAAATGTGATTTAGAAGTTTCACTAATTACTTTAAGTGAAAATGGAATAGCTATATTTGATAATGAATTAACAATTAAACCAACATTTGCAAGAGAAGTATATGATGTTACTGGAGCTGGAGATACAGTTATTGCATCTATTGCTTTTGCATTAGGAAATGATTTAAATATAAAAGATTCAATATATTTTGCAAATTTAGCAGCAGGAGTTGTTGTTGGAAAAATTGGAAGTGCAACTGCAACATTAGATGAAATATATGAATATGAATCTAGCTTACACAAATCAAATTCAACATCTCACATAAAAACTTTTGATGAGATAACTAAACTTTCTAAAAAATTTCATGAAATGGGTAAAAAAATTGTTTTTACAAATGGATGTTTTGACATTTTACATGCAGGTCATGCAAAATATTTAGAAGTTGCAAAAAGTTTCGGTGATATTTTAATAGTTGGTGTAAATGCAGATAGTTCTGTAAAAAAATTAAAAGGACCAACTAGACCTATAAATAATCAAGATGACAGAGCTTATATTTTAGCTTCATTAGAATCAGTTGATTATGTTGTAATTTTTGAAGAAGAAACACCTTATGAGCTTATAGAATTAATAAAACCTCATACTTTGGTAAAAGGTGGCGATTATGAAGGAAAAGATATTGTAGGACAAGATATTGCAAATGAATTGAAACTTGTACAATTTGTTGAAGGAAAAAGTACAACTAATACGATAAAAAGGATACAAAATAATGAAGCAATCAATTAAAAATGAATTTATATCTCATTTAGAGACTATAAATCTTGTAATTGAAACTATGCAAGAAAAATTAGAAGAGGCATCAAAACTTGCAGTTGAAACTTTAAAAAATGGAAATAAAATATTACTTTGTGGAAATGGTGGAAGTGCTGCCGATGCACAACATATTGCTGCTGAATTAACTGGACGATATAAAACTGAAAGAAGAGGACTTCCAGGAATTGCACTTACAACAGATACAAGTGCTCTTACAGCTATTGGAAATGACTATGGATATGATAGAGTTTTTGATAGACAAGTTGAAGCATTGGCTAATCATGGTGATTTAATTATTGGGATTAGTACAAGTGGAAATAGTAAAAATGTATTAAATGCATTTAAAGTTGCAAAAGAAAAAGGTTGCAAAACTTTAGGATTTAGTGGAAGAGATGGGGGAGAAATGAATAAATTATCTGATATTAATTTGGTTGTTCCATCAAATAATACACCTAGAATTCAAGAAATGCATATACTTTTTGGACATACAATCTGTCAAATTATTGATAAAGAGTTAAATTAATGACTACATTATTTACTATATTAAATATTTTAAAATTATCTTTTTTTAAGAAAATGAAGTTTTTCTCTCGAGCTGTTTTTTTTACAAAAGAATTTGAATCACTTTTTAAAACTTTAAATCAAGATAAATTAAAAAGTATAATAAAATTAAATCCAAATATTTTTTTAAAACCATTTAGAGCATATATGTTCTGTAATATTAAAATTTCTGAAAAATTTAAATTTCTAGAATCTCATTATTCTTTTTTGAATAAATATTTTTCAGAAAAAGCAATAAATAAAATTTATAAAAATTTAAATAATACATTATTAGAAGCTATCATTGACGAAAACTATAAAATAGATGTAAATCTTTGCTATATTGGCAGTTTAGGTAAAGAAGGTGAATTGACTTTACTTTTAAAATTGAATGAGGAAGAAATATACTCAATCCAATTTTCTTTCTATGAAAATTCACTTATTATTTGTGGCGTTCAAGGAAGAAACACAACAAATACAGAAGAATTAAAAGAATTAACAAAAAAAATGCATGGAGTAAGACCAAGAAATTTAATGTTTTTTATTTTAAGACAAATTTGTGAAGTATTAAATATTCGAAATATTGAAGCTATTGGTTCAAGAAATCATGTTGCAAATTGTAGTAAAGTAAGAAATACTAATAAATTTCTAGCAAATTATGATGAGTATTGGGAAGAAGAAAAAGCAAATAAAGAAGGAGATTTTTATATTCTCTCGTTAATTGAACAAAGAAAAAATATGGAAGAAATTCCTTCCAAGAAAAGATCTATGTATAAAAAAAGGTTTGAAATGTTAGATAATATGAAAAAAAATGTTAAAAAAAATTTATTAAATCTAATTTCACTATAACTTTTGGTACAGCCATTTTAATTATATCTTTATCATTTTTTTATAAATATTTTTTTGTCTAAAAAGAGACCTTTTAAAAATCTGTGTCAAGTAAAGTTAGACTTCTAAAAATTCACCTAATTTACCCTCATAATTGAGAGTTAGATTCCAGTTTCTAACTGGCATTGCCATTTTGCACTTACATTCTTTATCCCCAATAAAGTAATTTTGAAAATGAATTCTCATTTGAAAATACTCCTTTAGTCTTCGTTAATTTTCTAAATTGTCTATGTATTGATTCAACTATAGTTGTTGTATAAATTACTTTTTTAATCTCTGGATAATATTTAAAATTCTCATTTATTTTACCAAGATTGTAAAACTATTGAATATTTCTTACCTCATTTTTCATCAAGTAAAAGTAATGCATCTTCAGCAGCATCTTTAGTTGTTGCTGGATAAAGAGGTTTCAAGTCATTCATAAACTAACTCTTTATGATTTTTTGAAGTCACATTATTCATCAGATTAAAAATTTAATGAATAATGTATAGCTGTAGTTTTGTATTTGGGAATATTGTTTTTATAACTTTTGGAAAGCTTCTTAATCCATCAATAAAAGCTGTTAAAATATTTTGTAATCCTAGATTGTTTAAATCACTTAAAATACTAAACCTAAATTTGGACCTTCACTTTCCTGAAAGATATAATCTAATTATCTCTTTTTAACATCAAGTTTTAATCCAAGAACTGTATAAATTGTTGTTTAATTTTTTTTTACAAATTATGGTTCAAATGTTCATACTCTATCACGAGAAGTGTTTAATAAAAAATGCCATCTATAAATTTTATTGTTTTAGATCTTTTACCATTTCTTCTATTCTTATTTCCAAATAAAACATTTTGTGTAATATGAGATTCAACTTCTGATTCTAAAGCATTTCAACTAATTATTTAACTAAAGGAGCAAGAATACCATCTTAAGCACTTATTTTTTACTAGATATTAGTTGTTATACAGATATTCATTAAAGTCAAATGTCTTTGTTCGTATTTCTTCAATCATTTGTAGCAATCCTTATATTTATTTTATCAGATTGACACAGTAAGACTCTCCTAAAAAATGTATATTTAGACTTATATGATATACTTTGGATAGTAAATATGAAATTTATCTCCTTCCTTTCCAATCAATAATGTTTCTAAAAGTGACTTTTGTAGCTTTATTTTCTATGATAATTTGTTTATTCTGAAATTTCTTGACAAATACACATTTGTAATTGTACATCTACAAGTACAAATTTATTAGAATTTATTTTAATACTATTGATTAGATTCATAAAATTCATTTCATATGATAAAAATTATTTTTGAGAATTTAATTTTTCTATTAAGATTCTCTATAAAAATATTTAATAAAAAAATGATATAAAATCTCACTTTAAATATTAAATGATTTTAAATTTCTATCTTTTTTTTAACTAAATATTATTATTTTATTTATATAAATTAAAAAATCTTTTTTCTGATATTATATCTATTTTACAATCAAGATAAATTTTTCTTAAATAATTTATTACTAGAAAATTAATAACTAATATTACTATTTATATATTTTATCATTTTAACTGCTCTAATATTTTATTAACACGATTTTTGTAGGTATGTTCCCTCAAAATATGTTCTTTCCCATTATTAATTATATTATTCATCATAAACTTATCTTTTTTCATTCTTAATATTAATTCATTTAATTCTTCAATATTATGATACACTAAAATATTTTTACCTATTTCAAAATTAATTTCAATATCTTTTACATAATCTTGTAATAAACAACCTCCTGCTGCAATTGCTTCAAAAGTTCTCATATTTAATCCATTTACTACATTATGTTCATGTTTTATATTTAAAATAAATTGTGATGAATTATATTCTTCTGCAACCTGCTTTATATCTATATTCTTGTCAATATATTTTATATTATTCTTTAATAAATTTTTCTGCCATTTAGCACCAATAAGTTTTAATTTAATAGAATTTATTTGTCTCAAAAATTCTAATCTTTCTTTTGTATAGGAAGCAATAAAAAGTAAAAACTCTTCTCTTCTTTTATTTTTATCAAAAAAAATATTTTCATTAACAGCTAAAGGTAAATAACTTCCAGAGGGAAAACCAAAAATTTTTCCTTCATCTAAAAAAAAAGAATCTGTATAAAAAAGATGATCAAATTTATTAGCTATATTTTTATGTAAACTTGAAAATCTATCTCCAATCCATCCACATTTTACAATATTTGAGAAATTATCAAAACATTCAAAAATTTTTTCATTAAACATAAAAGGACTTATTACTATAACCAACTCTGGTTTAAACTTTTTTATTTCAATATCAATTATTTTTGAAATATTTTCATACATTAAATCTTTAGAAATTACTTTAAAAATATTTCTCTTTAAATTTTCTAAAAAACCTAATTCATTTAAAAATAAGATTTTATTTTCTATGTTATTTTGAGAGTAAGCTTTAGCTAAATTTTCAGCCCATTGAAGCATATTCTTTTTACCAATAATTAATGTCTTCAAATTTTATCTAACTTTCTATACTATAATACTTTTTTAAATACCAATCAATAGTTTTAACTATTCCACTATCAAAATTTTCATCTGCTTTCCAGCCTAGTTCATTCTCTAGTTTACTCGCATCTATTGCATATCTTTTATCATGTCCTGCTCTATCTTCTACAAATGTTATTAAATCTTTATATGAAGTTATTTTTGGAACTCTTTTATCAAGTATTTCACATATTGTATTAACTATTTCTAGATTTGTTCTTTCATTTCTTCCACCAATATTATAAGTATTTGCTTTTTTACCATTATGGTAAACTAAATCTATACCTTTACAATGGTCTAATACATACAACCAATCTCTTATATTTTTCCCATCACCATAGATTGGAATAGGATTTCCTTTTAGTGCATTTCTTATAATTGTAGGAATTAATTTTTCATCATGTTGTTTAGGTCCATAATTATTTGAGCAATTTGTAATTACAGTATTCATTCCATATGTTTCATTATATGCTCTTACTATCATATCACTACTTGCTTTTGATGCTGAGTAAGGTGAATTTGGAGCATAAGGTGTTGATTCAGTGAACATATCTTCTAGCTTTAGAGAAAGTGTTCCATACACTTCATCAGTTGAAATATGATGAAATCGTGAATTGTTATATTTCTCTTTATAAGTAAATGGTTTATCCATCCAATATTTATAAGCTACATCAATTAGAGTAAAAGTTCCATTTACATTTGTTTGTACAAACACTCCTGGATTTTTAATAGAGTTATCTACATGAGATTCTGCTGCAAAGTGAATTACACCTTGAACATCATATTCAGCAAATATAAATTCAACTAATTCTTTATTACAGATATCACCTTTAATAAATTTATAATTAAGGTTATTTTCACTCTCTTTTAGGTTTTCCAAATTCCCTGCGTATGTTAGTAAATCTAAATTTACTAAGTTATACTGTGTGTATTTTTCTAAAAAATATGGTACAAAATTACTACCTATAAATCCTGCACATCCTGTTACTAATATTGTTTTATTTTTATTATTAAACATATCTCTTCCTTTATTTCCTATCACCTAATCTTTTTAGACAATCATCTAATCCATCTTTCCAATAAGGAATTTCTATATTAAAAGCGTTTTTTATTTTTACTTTATTTAGTAAAGAATAATGTGGTCTTTTTGCTGATGTTGGATATTGGTAAGTTTCTATTGGATTAATTTTACAATTTAATTTTGCCATCTCCATTATCTCTTTAGCAAAATCATACCAAGATAAAACTCCTTCATTTGAGTAGTTATATATTTCTACTTTCTCATTATTAATCACTGGAATTATATCTAAAATTATTTTAGCTAAATCTTTCGCATATGTTGGAGTTCCAATCTGATCAAAAATTACACCTAAACTCTCTTTTTCTTTCCCTAATCTCAACATTGTTTTTACGAAGTTATTTCCATAGTAGCTATAAACCCATGAAGTTCTAATAATTATAGAATTTAATGGATTTATATCTCTCATTTCATTTTCACCATTAAGTTTTGATTTACCATAAACTGATTGAGGATTTGTTTGAAATTCTTCACAATATGGTTTAAAAATTTTACCATTAAACACATAATCTGTTGAAATATGAATTAATTTTATATTTAACTCTTTAGCTACAATAGATAGTTTTTTTACAGCTTTTCTATTTATTAAATCTGCATTTATTTCATCAGATTCTGCTTTATCTACTGCTGTATATGCTGCACAATTGATTATTACATTTATATTATTTATTTGGCAAAAGTCTTTCATACTATCTTTAGAAGTAATATCGATATTAGTTCTATCTGTAAAGAAAAAGTTATAAGAGTATAAAGTAGATAACTCTTTTATTTCACTTCCTAATTGTCCATTTGAACCAGTTACTAAAATATTCATTACTAAAAAAATCCTTAATTAAAATTTATTTTATATTCTATCAATTGATTTCTAAAAGTAGATTCTATATTATCTTTATTTTGTGTATTTAAAAGAAAATTATTTTTATTTATTTGTTCAAGAATCCAATAATTAATGTCTTGAGAATAATGAGTAATATCTTTATAATTATTCAAGTTATGTGTTATTTCTTTTGTTATTTGAAAATCAAATAATTCTACATTTGACAAAGGGAGGAACTTATCATAAATATATTCTTTAAATTTTAATATCGTATTTAAACTCTCTTTTTCTTCCCAATCTTTATATGTTAATATCGAGTAAGGAGGAAAAAAAATAATGAATTTTATATTTTTATTCTCGAGAATTAATTTGTATAAATTCAAATCAAAATTATTCCTTAATTGTATTAAATTCCAAAAACTCTGTGCATGATTAAATTTTATATCACGTTCATTCCAATTATTAATAACATTTTCTAATCTAAAATTTTTTTGATATTTATTTTGCCATTCAAACATATGATTATAGTTATCTTCTACTTTACTTTTGTCATTATTTTTTGAAAACAATACATAAAAAGACCTTTTTAATGTATCCAAACTTAATAAATATTTGTAATCATTAAAAATATTATTATCATATAAGTAATAGGGCAATTTATTACTTTGTCTATCATTAAGGAATGAATATATATCTAAACCAAATAATACTGTTTCAATTTTATGTGTATTAAAAGAAATATCTAAAAGTTCTTTAAATTCAAATGCTTTTCCACCTGCAATTGACAATTTTATTGGATTATTCAATATATATTTAGTTTTTTCTAAAGAAAAATTTTCAGTCATTGACGTTCCAATTATAATTGAATTATATTCATAATTTTTTGCTAATCCTGGATTTAAATATTTTTGATTCCCAGAATAATCAAAAGTATAAATTGAAGCTTTTCGATAATGTTGAAAGGGATCAATAATATAATTAAAAAAAACTATTAAACTAAAAAAAACAATAATATTTAAAATTAAGTATTTTAACCATTTTTTAGAATTCATTTAAATCCTTAAAAATTAAAATATAAAAATTCTGATATCTTATTTAAAGATAAAAGACTAATAAATAAACTAATAAAAGTTAAAAATAATGTTTTATAATTAAATTCTAACACATTAATTTTCTCTATAGAATTTTTATAAAATAAAATAAAAAATATTCCAATTAAAATCCAAGCTAAACTTTTATTTCCATCTCCAATATGTATTGTAACCTTATCAAAAGTTATTCCATATTGATTTAAAAATCCAAATATGGGAGCATACTTCTCAGGAAAAACTACACTATTAAAACCAAACATTCCTTTTAAAACTTTAATTGCATCATCCCATTCCTTAGCCCTAAAAAATACCCACGCTATATTTACAAAATTAAATGTTATTAACCAAGCTAGGATTTTATTCATTTTAAAACCTAGGTTTGACCAAATTCTATGAATTATTAGTGCTATTCCATGCAAAAATCCCCAAAATACAAATGTCCAACCAGCTCCATGCCAAAGTCCACCTATTACAAATGTTGCAAGAAGATTTGAGTATGTTCTAAAACTTGATATTTTATTTCCACCAAGAGGAATATAAATATAATCTCTTAAAAATCTTGAAAGTGTTATATGCCATCTTCTCCAAAAATCTTGTATATTTAAAGCTTTATAGGGAGAGTTAAAGTTAATAGGAAGTTTTATATTAAACATTAATGCTATTCCTATTGCCATATCTGTATAACCTGAAAAGTCAAAATATAATTGAAAAGTATAAGATAAACTTGTTGCCCATGCTTCAAAAAGACTTAAAGTTGTTGCTGTATCAAATCCAGCTGTTGCCCAAACTGCAAAGGTATCAGCAATTACAACTTTTTTAAACAATCCAATTGAAAATATAAAAAGACCTAAAGCAATATTTTTATAATTTTTTACCATATTCCAAGAAGATGCAAATTGAGGCATCATCTCTTTATGATGAACAATAGGACCTGCTATTAATTGAGGGAAAAAAGTTACAAACAGTGCATAATTTAAAAAGTCATACTCTTTTGTTTCACCTCTATAACTATCAACCAAATAAGCTATTTGTTGAAA belongs to Arcobacter defluvii and includes:
- the rfaD gene encoding ADP-glyceromanno-heptose 6-epimerase codes for the protein MKYNDINFNKKTVLITGGAGFIGSNLAFYFQNNYPNCKVVVLDCFRSGETFSNGNLKSFGHFKNLLGFNGIVISGDINDKKLLKELEINYKFDYIFHQAAISDTTVSEQDLMIKTNVNAYENLLKIAIKHKANMIYASSAATYGDSNRFEVGHESPNNVYGFSKVMMDNITFEYLKKDLNISIVGLKYFNVYGSREFFKNKTASMVLQFGHQILKGLTPKLFEGSDKILRDFIYIEDIIQANILATNPKRSGVYNIGTGKARSFEDIVNILQKELEIDNGKEYIPNPYVGSYQFFTEANIESTKEFLGYNPRFEMEEGIKVYIPEIKRLFQEEVK
- the rfaE1 gene encoding D-glycero-beta-D-manno-heptose-7-phosphate kinase — its product is MIKLDKNPNILVIGDLMIDHYLWGSCDRISPEAPVQVVNVKKESAVLGGAGNVLNNLVTLGTNVDVISVIGNDSVANELKNLLNKIEISTSNLIIEQDRKTSKKSRLIASQQQVLRYDMESIDDIKEESLNKILNALKSTIKKYNSIILSDYGKGVLTTELTRQIIKIANENLVKVLVDPKGKDYSKYKGAFTLTPNKKEAIEATNINIKDEDSLVKALKNLKEKCDLEVSLITLSENGIAIFDNELTIKPTFAREVYDVTGAGDTVIASIAFALGNDLNIKDSIYFANLAAGVVVGKIGSATATLDEIYEYESSLHKSNSTSHIKTFDEITKLSKKFHEMGKKIVFTNGCFDILHAGHAKYLEVAKSFGDILIVGVNADSSVKKLKGPTRPINNQDDRAYILASLESVDYVVIFEEETPYELIELIKPHTLVKGGDYEGKDIVGQDIANELKLVQFVEGKSTTNTIKRIQNNEAIN
- the gmhA gene encoding D-sedoheptulose 7-phosphate isomerase — translated: MKQSIKNEFISHLETINLVIETMQEKLEEASKLAVETLKNGNKILLCGNGGSAADAQHIAAELTGRYKTERRGLPGIALTTDTSALTAIGNDYGYDRVFDRQVEALANHGDLIIGISTSGNSKNVLNAFKVAKEKGCKTLGFSGRDGGEMNKLSDINLVVPSNNTPRIQEMHILFGHTICQIIDKELN
- a CDS encoding VirK/YbjX family protein, whose product is MTTLFTILNILKLSFFKKMKFFSRAVFFTKEFESLFKTLNQDKLKSIIKLNPNIFLKPFRAYMFCNIKISEKFKFLESHYSFLNKYFSEKAINKIYKNLNNTLLEAIIDENYKIDVNLCYIGSLGKEGELTLLLKLNEEEIYSIQFSFYENSLIICGVQGRNTTNTEELKELTKKMHGVRPRNLMFFILRQICEVLNIRNIEAIGSRNHVANCSKVRNTNKFLANYDEYWEEEKANKEGDFYILSLIEQRKNMEEIPSKKRSMYKKRFEMLDNMKKNVKKNLLNLISL
- a CDS encoding transposase, coding for MNENFKYYPEIKKVIYTTTIVESIHRQFRKLTKTKGVFSNENSFSKLLYWG
- a CDS encoding transposase, with protein sequence MLSDLNNLGLQNILTAFIDGLRSFPKVIKTIFPNTKLQLYIIH
- a CDS encoding CgeB family protein; translated protein: MKTLIIGKKNMLQWAENLAKAYSQNNIENKILFLNELGFLENLKRNIFKVISKDLMYENISKIIDIEIKKFKPELVIVISPFMFNEKIFECFDNFSNIVKCGWIGDRFSSLHKNIANKFDHLFYTDSFFLDEGKIFGFPSGSYLPLAVNENIFFDKNKRREEFLLFIASYTKERLEFLRQINSIKLKLIGAKWQKNLLKNNIKYIDKNIDIKQVAEEYNSSQFILNIKHEHNVVNGLNMRTFEAIAAGGCLLQDYVKDIEINFEIGKNILVYHNIEELNELILRMKKDKFMMNNIINNGKEHILREHTYKNRVNKILEQLK
- the rfbB gene encoding dTDP-glucose 4,6-dehydratase; protein product: MFNNKNKTILVTGCAGFIGSNFVPYFLEKYTQYNLVNLDLLTYAGNLENLKESENNLNYKFIKGDICNKELVEFIFAEYDVQGVIHFAAESHVDNSIKNPGVFVQTNVNGTFTLIDVAYKYWMDKPFTYKEKYNNSRFHHISTDEVYGTLSLKLEDMFTESTPYAPNSPYSASKASSDMIVRAYNETYGMNTVITNCSNNYGPKQHDEKLIPTIIRNALKGNPIPIYGDGKNIRDWLYVLDHCKGIDLVYHNGKKANTYNIGGRNERTNLEIVNTICEILDKRVPKITSYKDLITFVEDRAGHDKRYAIDASKLENELGWKADENFDSGIVKTIDWYLKKYYSIES
- the rfbD gene encoding dTDP-4-dehydrorhamnose reductase, yielding MNILVTGSNGQLGSEIKELSTLYSYNFFFTDRTNIDITSKDSMKDFCQINNINVIINCAAYTAVDKAESDEINADLINRKAVKKLSIVAKELNIKLIHISTDYVFNGKIFKPYCEEFQTNPQSVYGKSKLNGENEMRDINPLNSIIIRTSWVYSYYGNNFVKTMLRLGKEKESLGVIFDQIGTPTYAKDLAKIILDIIPVINNEKVEIYNYSNEGVLSWYDFAKEIMEMAKLNCKINPIETYQYPTSAKRPHYSLLNKVKIKNAFNIEIPYWKDGLDDCLKRLGDRK
- a CDS encoding MBOAT family O-acyltransferase is translated as MLFNSYEFIFAFLPITFFIYFYLNSKRLTQASKGFLVFASLFFYSWWNITYLPLILISMLFNYLIGNSLSNNIQDNKNRINKSFAKKTVLIFGIICNVALLAYYKYADFFIENFNLVTSSNVNLLHLVLPLAISFFTFQQIAYLVDSYRGETKEYDFLNYALFVTFFPQLIAGPIVHHKEMMPQFASSWNMVKNYKNIALGLFIFSIGLFKKVVIADTFAVWATAGFDTATTLSLFEAWATSLSYTFQLYFDFSGYTDMAIGIALMFNIKLPINFNSPYKALNIQDFWRRWHITLSRFLRDYIYIPLGGNKISSFRTYSNLLATFVIGGLWHGAGWTFVFWGFLHGIALIIHRIWSNLGFKMNKILAWLITFNFVNIAWVFFRAKEWDDAIKVLKGMFGFNSVVFPEKYAPIFGFLNQYGITFDKVTIHIGDGNKSLAWILIGIFFILFYKNSIEKINVLEFNYKTLFLTFISLFISLLSLNKISEFLYFNF